One window from the genome of Nitrosospira multiformis encodes:
- a CDS encoding YbdD/YjiX family protein, with translation MLNKITGITRAARYLRQSMRLMVGVPEYSTYVNHMKITHPDQPVMSYQEFFRERQEARYGGKVSRCC, from the coding sequence ATGCTAAATAAAATTACCGGCATTACCAGGGCGGCGCGCTATCTCAGGCAGAGCATGCGGCTGATGGTAGGCGTGCCCGAGTACAGCACGTATGTCAATCACATGAAAATCACGCATCCCGATCAACCGGTCATGTCTTATCAGGAATTCTTCCGGGAGCGTCAAGAAGCACGGTATGGAGGAAAGGTCAGCCGATGTTGTTAG
- a CDS encoding tetratricopeptide repeat protein, with protein MKPDKREDHARSTVAARKALQAAEDAFGPDHPRVATGQNNLAVRYYAEGKYAEAETLLQEALRFWERTYGANDLDIAACLNNLAEVRHAQGHLRVAAALLERALAICEKTLGPAHPDIAMSLHNLASLYSDQAQYVQAEQLLQRALEISEKTSGPNHPDVATCLNNLAEVYRIQGQHETAAVLLARALAIDEQSLGPDHPDVATNLNNLALLHLAQRQYAEAEPLLQRALAISKKTLGASHPDMATSLHNLAALYRGQEQYTQAERLYKRALKINEKNFGPNHPAVAISLKSLAALYRDNHQPNAAKPLEKRASKIWAIRR; from the coding sequence GTGAAGCCTGATAAGCGGGAGGACCATGCACGCTCTACTGTCGCGGCGAGAAAGGCGCTGCAGGCGGCGGAAGATGCATTTGGGCCGGATCATCCCAGAGTAGCCACCGGACAAAATAATCTGGCTGTACGATATTATGCTGAAGGAAAATATGCTGAAGCCGAAACACTTCTCCAGGAAGCGTTGCGATTTTGGGAACGGACATATGGCGCGAATGATCTCGATATCGCCGCATGCCTGAATAATCTGGCGGAGGTACGTCACGCTCAGGGACACCTGAGGGTGGCGGCAGCGCTTCTGGAACGGGCGTTGGCGATTTGCGAAAAAACGCTGGGACCGGCTCATCCCGATATTGCCATGAGCCTGCACAATCTGGCGTCACTTTACTCTGATCAAGCGCAGTATGTACAAGCCGAGCAGCTTCTCCAGCGTGCACTGGAGATTTCGGAAAAAACATCCGGTCCGAATCACCCTGATGTGGCGACCTGTCTGAATAATTTGGCGGAGGTGTACCGCATTCAGGGGCAGCATGAGACGGCGGCCGTGCTTCTCGCACGGGCATTGGCGATTGACGAGCAGAGCCTGGGGCCGGATCATCCCGATGTCGCCACGAATCTGAATAACCTGGCATTGCTGCATCTCGCCCAGAGACAGTATGCGGAGGCGGAGCCGCTCCTCCAGCGTGCGCTGGCCATTTCAAAAAAAACCCTGGGCGCAAGCCATCCCGACATGGCAACCAGCCTGCACAACCTCGCGGCGCTCTATCGCGGTCAAGAACAGTATACTCAGGCCGAGCGGCTCTACAAACGCGCGCTGAAAATAAATGAAAAGAATTTTGGCCCGAATCACCCTGCTGTAGCCATAAGCCTGAAAAGCCTGGCGGCTCTATACCGTGACAACCATCAGCCAAATGCAGCAAAGCCGCTGGAAAAACGCGCATCGAAAATATGGGCGATACGCCGATAA
- a CDS encoding carbon starvation CstA family protein, whose product MSALINKLGWLAFAILGAFAFAFIALHHGESIGAIWIVIATVCVYTIAYRFYSQFIARRVLRLDVTRMTPAYKFNDGLDYVPTNRYVLFGHHFAAIAGAGPLVGPILAAQMGYMPGMLWLLAGVVFAGAVQDFIVLFVSTRRDGRSLGDLIKSELGQIPGMIALFGTFFIMLVLLAVLALIVVKALAESPWGTFTVAATIPIALFMGVYARFIRPGAIGEVSLIGFVLLMLSIVAGQYVQEIPSMAALFTLTGEQLTWMLIAYGFIASVLPVWLLLAPRDYLSTFLKIGTIVGLALGVIFISPELKMPAFTQFVDGSGPVWSGSLFPFLFITIACGAVSGFHSLISSGTTPKMIRNEGDARFIGYGAMLMESFVAIMALVAASTIEPGVYFAMNSPAAIIGTTAESASQAISQWGFYVTPEMITQTARDVGEHTIISRTGGAPTLAVGMAQILSDVIGGRTMMAFWYHFAILFEALFILTAVDAGTRAGRFMLQDLLGTFIPSMKRTDSVIASLIATAICVAGWGYFLYQGVVDPLGGINTLWPLFGISNQMLAGIALILCTCVLFKMKHDRYAWVTIVPATWVLVCTLTAAWQKIFDVNPRIGFLAHAGKYREALTDGVLLAPAKSLEQMQQVIFNDYVNASLAGLFMLVLISMLIFGIQTVLRARGTGGPTAKEAPFELLPIEATPGT is encoded by the coding sequence ATGAGTGCTCTAATCAATAAGCTCGGCTGGCTCGCATTCGCCATCCTTGGCGCCTTCGCGTTCGCATTCATCGCATTGCATCATGGCGAGTCCATCGGTGCGATATGGATCGTGATCGCCACTGTCTGCGTCTATACGATTGCTTATCGCTTTTACAGCCAGTTCATTGCCCGGCGGGTGCTGAGGCTGGACGTCACCCGCATGACCCCCGCTTACAAATTCAATGACGGCCTGGATTATGTGCCGACCAACAGATATGTATTGTTCGGCCATCATTTTGCCGCCATTGCGGGCGCCGGACCGCTCGTGGGGCCGATACTCGCCGCGCAGATGGGCTACATGCCCGGCATGCTGTGGCTGCTGGCCGGCGTTGTGTTTGCCGGCGCGGTACAGGATTTTATCGTGCTGTTTGTTTCCACCCGGCGCGATGGCCGTTCGCTGGGCGATCTGATCAAGTCGGAACTCGGACAGATACCCGGCATGATCGCCCTGTTCGGCACATTCTTCATCATGCTGGTCCTGCTGGCGGTACTGGCGCTGATCGTGGTCAAGGCGCTGGCGGAATCGCCCTGGGGCACCTTCACTGTTGCCGCCACTATTCCAATTGCCTTGTTCATGGGGGTTTACGCACGCTTTATCCGGCCGGGCGCGATTGGCGAAGTCTCGCTGATCGGCTTTGTTTTGCTGATGCTGTCGATCGTCGCGGGGCAGTATGTACAGGAAATACCTTCGATGGCCGCCCTATTCACCCTCACAGGCGAGCAGCTCACCTGGATGCTGATTGCCTATGGCTTCATTGCGTCCGTGCTGCCGGTCTGGCTGCTGCTGGCGCCACGCGATTACCTGTCCACGTTCCTGAAGATCGGCACTATCGTCGGTCTGGCACTCGGTGTCATCTTCATTTCGCCGGAACTCAAGATGCCGGCATTTACACAATTTGTGGATGGCTCCGGCCCGGTCTGGTCGGGCAGTCTGTTTCCCTTCCTGTTCATTACCATCGCCTGCGGCGCGGTATCCGGTTTCCACTCGCTCATTTCCTCCGGCACCACGCCCAAGATGATCCGGAACGAAGGCGATGCCCGCTTCATCGGCTATGGAGCCATGCTGATGGAATCGTTTGTCGCCATCATGGCGCTGGTAGCCGCTTCCACCATCGAACCGGGCGTGTACTTCGCCATGAACAGCCCGGCCGCGATCATCGGCACCACGGCGGAATCGGCATCGCAGGCCATATCGCAATGGGGGTTTTATGTCACGCCCGAGATGATCACGCAGACTGCGCGGGATGTGGGAGAGCACACGATCATTTCCCGCACCGGCGGCGCACCGACGCTGGCGGTGGGCATGGCGCAGATTCTGTCGGATGTGATTGGCGGCCGGACGATGATGGCGTTCTGGTATCACTTCGCCATCCTGTTTGAAGCGCTTTTCATCCTGACGGCGGTCGATGCGGGCACACGTGCAGGACGCTTCATGCTGCAGGATCTGCTCGGCACATTCATTCCGTCGATGAAACGTACCGACTCGGTAATTGCCAGCCTGATCGCCACCGCGATTTGCGTCGCAGGCTGGGGCTATTTTCTGTATCAGGGTGTGGTCGATCCGCTGGGAGGAATCAACACCCTGTGGCCGCTGTTCGGTATCTCCAACCAGATGCTGGCCGGTATCGCGCTGATTCTCTGTACGTGTGTCCTGTTCAAGATGAAGCATGATCGTTACGCCTGGGTCACTATCGTACCCGCCACCTGGGTTCTGGTCTGCACGCTGACTGCCGCATGGCAGAAGATTTTCGACGTGAATCCGCGCATCGGCTTTCTGGCGCATGCCGGCAAATACAGAGAAGCACTCACCGATGGCGTACTCCTGGCACCAGCCAAATCATTGGAACAGATGCAGCAAGTCATTTTTAACGATTATGTCAACGCGTCGCTGGCGGGCCTCTTCATGCTGGTACTGATCAGCATGCTGATATTTGGTATCCAGACAGTACTACGTGCGCGCGGCACAGGCGGGCCTACCGCCAAAGAGGCGCCGTTTGAACTATTACCGATCGAAGCAACCCCCGGAACATGA
- a CDS encoding DMT family transporter translates to MIGATLFFATMGMCVKFASASYGTGEIVFYRGIVGAAMVVLITRASGETLRTRLPAMHAWRSLTGVSALGLWFYAIGELPLATAMTLNYMSPIWMALLLIGGSVLIGGGRVDARLVCTVLVGFLGVVCILQPTMEPHQLWGGLMGLLSGLLAAMAYLQVTALGRAGESEARIVFYFSVGSICAGALETSLISGWHAHTLRGLGMLLAVGVLATLAQLLMTRAYRIGGTLVIASLQYLGIAWSLLYGVLLFDDPVTGLALLGMGLIVMAGVAAARLRQSVAPANRLPKPETHSEIP, encoded by the coding sequence ATGATCGGCGCTACTTTGTTTTTCGCGACCATGGGCATGTGTGTCAAGTTTGCGTCGGCCAGCTACGGTACGGGTGAAATCGTGTTCTACCGGGGTATCGTGGGCGCCGCGATGGTTGTGCTGATCACGCGCGCATCAGGCGAAACGCTTCGCACCCGTCTGCCGGCGATGCACGCCTGGAGGAGCCTGACCGGCGTCAGTGCGCTTGGCCTCTGGTTTTACGCGATAGGCGAACTGCCGCTCGCCACCGCGATGACACTGAATTATATGTCTCCCATCTGGATGGCGCTGTTGCTCATTGGGGGCTCGGTTTTGATCGGCGGCGGCCGCGTGGATGCGCGCCTGGTTTGCACAGTGCTTGTTGGATTCTTGGGTGTGGTCTGTATCCTTCAACCCACTATGGAGCCCCATCAACTATGGGGCGGGCTGATGGGGCTGTTGTCGGGTTTGCTTGCCGCCATGGCCTATTTGCAGGTGACCGCGCTTGGCAGGGCGGGTGAGTCGGAGGCGCGCATTGTGTTTTATTTCTCTGTGGGCAGCATTTGCGCCGGCGCCCTGGAGACATCGCTCATTAGCGGGTGGCATGCCCACACCCTGCGTGGTCTCGGGATGCTGCTCGCGGTGGGTGTATTGGCGACGCTGGCACAACTGTTGATGACGCGTGCCTACAGGATCGGCGGCACGCTTGTCATTGCCAGCCTGCAGTACCTGGGTATCGCCTGGTCCCTGTTGTATGGCGTGCTGCTGTTCGACGATCCCGTTACCGGACTGGCGCTGCTTGGCATGGGCCTGATTGTGATGGCGGGTGTGGCTGCTGCCCGGCTGCGTCAGTCTGTTGCACCTGCAAACCGGCTGCCAAAACCGGAGACTCATTCAGAGATCCCTTAG
- a CDS encoding tetratricopeptide repeat protein: MKKISRNDPCPCNSGRKYKHCCQQSEEARSAAQVAMRVANGHAQTPSSDPSIQAYLQTAIEYHQAGNLPQAEAIYRQILQAAPDHPGALHFLGLIARQVGKNEAAIELIGKALAFKPDYAEAHSNLGNALKDQGRLEEAIASYRKALSFKPGFTEVYANLGNALKDQGKLDEAIASYRKALMLKPDFAEIHCLLGNALNEQGKPGEAVTSYRNALTYKTDFAEAYCNLGNVLNTQGKLNEAIVSFGKALVLKPHFAEAHSNLGNALREQGKLDEAIASYRNALAHRPDYAEAYANLGNALREQGWLDEAITSYQRALKIRESPQIKNGFAQCIKNIYFTHEIPGIRFLVARAISEPWERPADLANPAISLVKLHPGIKECIARATRAWPSGLSQHELFGPPGAFAFASICDDVLLHRLLENTTVCDRELERFLTMARSSLLDKAIAEENYPVSEEKILAFYCALARQCFINEYIFAWSSEESGRARFLRERLAAALAAGSRVPVLWLVAVAAYFPLIALPSIEILLDQSWPDTVAALLVQQAREPLEELQYRAVIPRLTPIADGISRRVQKQYEENPYPRWVKLPPGARAISIDAYLSERFPFSQFQPMGLTDKNEARKNEPLEILVAGCGTGQHSIATAQRYQNAKVLAIDLSLTSLCYAKRKTREAGLENIEYAQADIMALGVVDRRFHIIESVGVLHHLADPMGGWRQLLSLLRPGGFMRLGFYSECARQNEAAAQNFITGHEYQPTPEDIRRCRQDLMSLENAGQFRQILSARDFYGMSECRDLLFHVKEHRYTLPQLKANLQELNLIFIGFSLEPGIINQYAARFPADRSQTDLDNWHVFETENPDTFTTMYQFWVQKRGQEP; the protein is encoded by the coding sequence ATGAAAAAAATTTCGCGCAACGATCCATGTCCCTGTAACAGCGGCCGGAAATACAAGCACTGCTGCCAGCAATCCGAGGAAGCCCGGTCGGCAGCTCAAGTGGCAATGCGGGTGGCGAACGGGCACGCCCAGACTCCTTCGTCTGATCCATCTATTCAAGCATATCTCCAGACCGCGATTGAATATCACCAGGCAGGTAATTTACCGCAGGCCGAAGCCATTTATCGTCAAATACTCCAGGCAGCACCGGATCACCCCGGTGCACTGCACTTCCTGGGGCTCATTGCAAGGCAAGTGGGCAAGAATGAAGCCGCTATCGAACTTATCGGCAAGGCGCTTGCGTTCAAACCGGACTATGCGGAGGCACACAGCAACCTGGGAAATGCGCTTAAGGATCAGGGCAGATTAGAGGAAGCGATTGCCAGTTACCGCAAGGCGCTCTCATTCAAGCCGGGGTTCACCGAAGTATACGCCAACCTGGGTAACGCACTTAAGGATCAGGGCAAGCTGGACGAGGCTATTGCCAGTTATCGCAAAGCGCTGATGCTCAAACCGGATTTCGCGGAGATACATTGCCTTCTGGGGAACGCGCTGAACGAACAGGGTAAGCCGGGGGAGGCCGTTACCAGCTATCGCAACGCACTCACATACAAGACTGATTTTGCCGAAGCGTACTGCAACCTGGGAAATGTGTTGAACACACAAGGCAAACTGAATGAAGCAATCGTCAGCTTTGGCAAGGCGCTGGTGCTTAAGCCGCATTTTGCCGAGGCGCACAGCAACCTGGGGAATGCGCTCAGGGAGCAAGGCAAGCTGGATGAAGCCATTGCCAGTTATCGCAACGCGCTTGCCCACAGGCCGGATTATGCAGAGGCATATGCCAATCTCGGCAATGCGCTCAGGGAACAAGGCTGGCTGGACGAAGCGATCACGAGTTACCAGCGCGCACTAAAAATCAGGGAAAGCCCGCAAATCAAGAACGGATTCGCGCAATGCATAAAAAATATCTACTTTACACATGAAATTCCCGGTATCCGCTTCCTTGTTGCCCGAGCCATATCTGAACCGTGGGAGCGGCCGGCCGACCTTGCGAACCCGGCCATTTCGCTCGTCAAGCTGCATCCAGGCATCAAGGAATGCATAGCCCGGGCCACCCGCGCATGGCCATCCGGATTATCGCAGCATGAGCTGTTCGGTCCGCCTGGAGCATTCGCCTTTGCTTCGATTTGCGATGACGTGCTGCTTCATCGTTTGCTGGAAAATACCACGGTCTGTGATAGGGAACTGGAACGTTTTCTCACCATGGCAAGAAGTAGCCTGCTTGATAAAGCGATCGCCGAAGAAAATTACCCTGTATCGGAAGAGAAGATCCTGGCCTTTTATTGTGCGTTGGCGCGACAGTGCTTCATCAACGAATACATATTTGCCTGGTCCAGCGAAGAATCCGGCCGGGCGCGGTTTCTACGAGAGCGCCTTGCCGCGGCGCTGGCGGCCGGGTCACGTGTCCCCGTATTATGGCTGGTTGCGGTAGCCGCCTATTTCCCGCTGATTGCTTTGCCATCCATTGAAATCCTGCTGGATCAATCCTGGCCTGATACCGTTGCTGCGTTGTTGGTCCAGCAAGCACGCGAACCCCTGGAGGAATTGCAATATCGCGCCGTCATTCCGCGCTTGACTCCCATCGCGGACGGCATATCCCGTCGGGTGCAGAAGCAATACGAAGAAAATCCCTATCCGAGATGGGTAAAATTGCCACCGGGCGCCAGAGCCATCTCGATCGATGCCTATCTGAGCGAACGATTTCCTTTTTCACAGTTCCAGCCAATGGGCCTGACTGACAAAAACGAAGCCAGGAAGAATGAGCCACTCGAAATTCTGGTAGCCGGATGCGGGACCGGCCAGCATTCGATCGCAACCGCTCAGCGATATCAAAACGCCAAAGTTCTTGCTATCGACCTGAGCTTGACAAGCCTCTGCTACGCCAAGAGAAAAACCCGGGAAGCCGGCCTGGAAAACATCGAATATGCGCAGGCCGACATCATGGCGCTCGGTGTGGTTGACCGAAGGTTTCACATCATCGAATCGGTAGGCGTGCTGCACCATCTTGCAGACCCGATGGGGGGATGGCGTCAACTGCTTTCGTTACTACGGCCCGGTGGATTCATGCGTTTGGGCTTCTACAGTGAGTGTGCGCGTCAGAATGAAGCTGCCGCGCAAAATTTCATTACCGGACATGAGTATCAGCCGACCCCGGAGGATATTCGCCGATGCCGCCAGGACCTGATGTCCCTGGAGAATGCCGGTCAGTTCAGGCAAATCTTATCGGCCAGAGACTTTTATGGAATGAGCGAATGTCGCGACCTGCTGTTTCATGTCAAGGAGCATCGCTATACGCTCCCTCAACTCAAAGCAAATCTCCAAGAACTGAATCTGATCTTTATCGGGTTCTCCCTCGAGCCCGGCATCATCAACCAATATGCGGCGCGCTTTCCCGCCGATCGATCGCAGACCGATCTCGACAACTGGCACGTATTCGAGACCGAGAATCCGGATACGTTTACTACCATGTATCAGTTCTGGGTACAGAAGCGCGGCCAGGAACCCTGA
- a CDS encoding MFS transporter codes for MSKPVDDSVSNAPHPGAWAPLRLPMFRVFWLASLGSNIGSWINWTASGWVMTDLSPSPVMVSLVQAAASLPIVMFALAAGAFTDIIDRRRYLIVTQIWMALASAALAFLAATGQLDAWSLLILTFALGSGAAMAMPALSASTAELAPGNMLPQAVALGALSMNLSRAVGPAIGGLLLAQLGAWAAYSLNMISFIGMVVMLCYWKRERDEQALPPERFFQALRAGLRYARMASLFRAVLIRATAFILFATSAWALLPLIARSELGGGPGTYGLLLAFVGIGAVAAAVFMPRMRMYITRDHQVLIATIVYALTTAGLATIRSEAMLYGVMVICGAAWLSVLSSLQVAAQISVPAWVRGRALSLYIMIFSAGMTLGSLLWGWVAAQAGTPAALLLSAAGAVLAALAVRGFSLGARETPDLTPSYHWTHPSVMEEPDKDRGPVLVTIEYEVALSQRGAFLDAMQPLGIIRRRDGAFAWGIFEDVAMPGRYVEIFQVDSWLDHLRQHARVTREDQRIQEAIHRFHIGSAPPRVSHFVGGVPASSSAYNSMGAGP; via the coding sequence GTGAGCAAGCCTGTCGACGATAGCGTCTCGAATGCCCCGCACCCCGGTGCGTGGGCGCCGCTCAGGCTGCCGATGTTCCGGGTCTTCTGGCTTGCATCGCTCGGTTCCAACATCGGTAGCTGGATCAATTGGACCGCCTCCGGCTGGGTGATGACCGACCTGTCTCCCTCGCCGGTGATGGTGTCCCTGGTGCAGGCGGCAGCTTCGCTGCCGATCGTGATGTTCGCGCTGGCGGCGGGTGCGTTTACCGACATTATTGATCGCCGCCGCTACCTTATCGTGACCCAGATATGGATGGCGCTTGCATCGGCGGCGCTGGCTTTTCTCGCCGCAACCGGGCAGCTCGACGCCTGGAGTCTGTTGATCCTCACCTTTGCTTTGGGCTCAGGCGCAGCAATGGCGATGCCGGCATTGAGTGCCAGCACAGCCGAACTCGCGCCTGGAAATATGCTGCCCCAAGCCGTTGCGCTGGGTGCGTTGTCAATGAATCTGTCGCGCGCTGTCGGCCCTGCCATCGGCGGCTTGCTGCTGGCGCAACTTGGCGCTTGGGCCGCCTATAGCCTTAATATGATCTCGTTCATCGGCATGGTGGTGATGTTATGTTACTGGAAACGCGAGCGGGATGAGCAGGCTCTGCCGCCCGAGCGATTTTTTCAAGCGTTACGGGCCGGCCTGCGTTATGCGCGCATGGCATCGCTTTTCCGCGCAGTGCTGATCCGCGCGACAGCATTCATCCTCTTCGCAACCTCCGCATGGGCGCTGCTTCCGCTGATCGCGCGCAGCGAGCTTGGGGGAGGCCCCGGAACCTATGGATTGCTGCTCGCCTTTGTCGGTATCGGAGCGGTAGCTGCTGCTGTTTTCATGCCACGCATGCGGATGTATATCACTCGCGACCACCAGGTGCTTATTGCAACCATCGTCTACGCGCTGACCACTGCGGGCCTTGCGACGATCCGAAGCGAAGCCATGCTGTACGGCGTCATGGTAATTTGCGGCGCGGCATGGCTCAGCGTCCTGTCATCACTGCAAGTGGCCGCCCAGATCTCGGTTCCGGCCTGGGTTCGTGGTCGCGCCTTGTCCCTTTACATCATGATATTCTCCGCAGGTATGACACTCGGGAGTTTGCTGTGGGGCTGGGTTGCCGCGCAGGCTGGCACTCCCGCCGCACTGCTGCTTTCGGCCGCCGGTGCTGTGCTGGCGGCGCTGGCCGTCCGCGGATTCAGCCTTGGCGCTCGGGAAACGCCCGATCTGACTCCGTCTTACCATTGGACGCATCCATCTGTGATGGAGGAGCCGGACAAAGATCGCGGCCCCGTGCTGGTTACGATTGAATATGAGGTTGCATTGAGTCAGCGGGGAGCCTTCCTGGATGCGATGCAGCCGCTGGGTATCATCCGGCGCCGGGATGGCGCATTCGCCTGGGGTATATTCGAAGATGTTGCGATGCCTGGCCGTTATGTCGAGATCTTCCAGGTTGATTCCTGGCTCGATCATTTGCGCCAGCATGCGCGCGTTACCCGAGAAGACCAGCGCATCCAGGAAGCTATCCACCGCTTTCACATCGGCAGCGCGCCACCCAGGGTTTCCCATTTTGTCGGCGGTGTCCCGGCATCGTCCAGCGCTTATAATTCGATGGGAGCCGGCCCGTGA
- a CDS encoding DNA-3-methyladenine glycosylase, whose product MTKISQFIDFSAPSVDVARSLIGTTLLVDGVGGRIVETEAYDHEDPASHSFGGPTKRNRVMFGPPCRAYIYRSYGIHWCLNFVCRADGHGAGVLIRAIEPLAGLDIMRARRGLDHPRLLCSGPGRVCQALGITDAHSGMQIDTSPFQLLPLAEEISVVTGPRIGISKAKEMPWRFGLSGSPFLSRPFR is encoded by the coding sequence ATGACCAAAATCTCCCAATTTATCGATTTTTCCGCCCCGTCCGTGGATGTGGCTCGATCCCTGATAGGCACGACCTTGCTTGTCGATGGCGTCGGAGGTCGGATTGTCGAGACGGAAGCCTATGATCACGAAGATCCTGCCTCGCACAGCTTTGGTGGCCCGACTAAACGCAACCGGGTGATGTTTGGTCCGCCCTGTCGAGCCTATATATATCGCTCATACGGAATCCACTGGTGCCTCAATTTCGTTTGCCGCGCGGATGGGCATGGTGCAGGCGTTTTAATCCGCGCGATCGAACCGCTTGCAGGGCTGGATATCATGCGTGCGCGGCGCGGGCTTGACCATCCACGCCTGCTTTGTTCCGGACCGGGGCGTGTCTGCCAGGCACTCGGCATCACCGATGCACATAGCGGCATGCAGATCGATACGTCGCCGTTCCAGCTCCTGCCTTTAGCGGAAGAAATTTCCGTCGTCACCGGTCCGCGCATTGGTATCTCGAAAGCGAAAGAGATGCCCTGGCGGTTCGGACTTTCCGGGTCTCCCTTCCTGAGCCGTCCATTCCGTTGA
- a CDS encoding pirin family protein translates to MMDLRRAGERGHAEHGWLDSWHSFSFADYHDPEYMQFRALRVINEDRVEPGRGFGMHSHRDMEIISYVLEGTLAHHDSMGNGSIIRPGSVQRMSAGTGVQHSEFNASSSEPLHFLQIWFMPNVMGIPPGYEEKYFDDAKKRGTLCLIASPDGADGSVKIHANVKLFAGLVDAGERTERTIATDRFVYVHVAHGRVSLNGIPLHAGDAARLTGESGLVLDRGEKAEVLVFELA, encoded by the coding sequence ATGATGGATTTACGTCGCGCCGGGGAGCGCGGTCATGCCGAACACGGCTGGCTGGATTCCTGGCACAGCTTTTCTTTCGCGGATTACCACGACCCGGAATACATGCAGTTTCGCGCGCTGCGTGTCATCAATGAAGACCGGGTCGAGCCGGGCCGGGGTTTCGGCATGCATAGTCACCGCGATATGGAGATTATCAGTTATGTGCTGGAAGGGACGCTCGCACACCACGACAGTATGGGCAACGGCTCCATCATACGTCCGGGAAGCGTGCAGCGCATGAGTGCGGGCACGGGTGTGCAGCACAGCGAATTCAACGCTTCTTCGAGCGAGCCGCTGCATTTTCTGCAAATCTGGTTTATGCCGAATGTCATGGGAATTCCGCCCGGCTATGAGGAAAAGTATTTTGACGACGCAAAGAAACGCGGCACGTTATGTCTGATCGCTTCACCGGATGGTGCTGATGGCTCGGTAAAAATTCATGCGAACGTGAAATTGTTCGCGGGGCTGGTGGATGCGGGTGAAAGGACCGAGCGGACGATCGCCACAGATCGCTTTGTTTATGTTCATGTTGCCCACGGCAGGGTATCGCTCAACGGCATCCCCCTGCATGCGGGTGATGCCGCAAGGCTTACCGGTGAAAGCGGTCTTGTTCTCGATCGGGGGGAGAAAGCTGAGGTGCTTGTTTTTGAGCTGGCATAA